In the genome of Naumovozyma dairenensis CBS 421 chromosome 7, complete genome, the window TGTCAATTCTTGGATCTGCGGCAACAAGTATGTTTGTAAAAGGACATTGCCATCATCTCCGTTATTATCAGTGTTAGAGTGAAACGCATCAGCTGCGTCAGATCCTGGTGTTCTATGTAGATCGTCACTATATTTCAAATGCTGTTGGTGTAGATTATTCGAAGAGGAAAAATCTCCATCATTCATGGATGATCTTCTGGAACCTGGATTACTACTTATAGATAGTTTGTAATCTGTAGTCGGTAGCGCAGTCGTGGTTCCTAGTTCATTTATATTAGTGTTATTGCCATGCTCCGATTGTTCTTGGTTCATTTTTATCGTTATATGGCTAGGTATTCCTTATGGCTCGGAATGCAATAGAAGGGCGGTAAAACAAAGCAGCAGTGAAAGGATAACTACTCGGATGATATTTCTGGAATAACGAACTATTCTTTCCTAGACTCGATAGTGGTTGGCTCTAGCTTGTTGTGCCCCAGAGCTGTTCATGAAACGCTGTTTGTTTTCATGTTGTTCCATTTTCCTTACTTCCGTGCCAAAAACGCTGCGCAGAGAAGGCAATAGCgtcttttcaaaattccATGATATATGATATTTATACTATAAAGATGACAGAAAAATGAGAAAACACTTGTGCTTAGAACTTTGGAATATTATGAATACATTTAAAGTTActtgaattatataattagATCAATTGGGAGCTCCCTGTATATACAAgagtttttcttttcactGAAAACTATTTTGCtaccattatttttttatcccatggtataataataatatatatgaatcCCTTTTTCAACTCacatatatttctttgcATGCTTCAATTTATCCTTCTTCAACTGTTCAGGTGAAACGACACCTCTTTTCCAATATTTCTTGATTGCAATGATTAAAAATACAGTACTTAGAAGAGATAGCCCATACCACGTAACTAGATACTGTAGATGTGCATTCCTTAGATCTATAGTTGGCTTCTTTCCAATGGGTACACCAGctttaatgaattggaattcattaaattccgcagtatcatcatcattcatCTTTCGTAAAGGTTTTTCAGACGCAACAGTAACTTGGGTCTCCTTAATATGGTTTCCAATGTCCTTTTTAGCCCAAAATTTCCAGAAGGGAGCCAATTGCTCTTGTTGTTTTGCAAAGTTATTTGGTGCTTCTGGAGTGATAGGATGGTCTTTCATGTCATAAATAGCTTGGAAATGAATTGGAGCACACCCGGAGGTCTTGGCCATATCCCAAACGTCAGCAACCTGCCATAATCTTGAATTCTTATCTTCTTTAGCCCATTGGAACTGACCACGCTCCTTTGGAGGACGAACCATACAAACTACTTCTACATTTTTTCCTTGAGGCAACGATAAATGATGCAGAGTTCTATTTTCAGGTggaattttttcttcagcAATCCAACCTCTTTCGATCATTACTTTCTCCCCAGTATCGGCCCTAATAAAAGGTGTAAATAATAGATACCCCTTGGTTCCATTCTTACTTCTTGGTCCCACGAACATTTCTTGATCATGCAAGAATTCTCCCTTGAGGATAACTTTCCTATATTCCCAGTCTTCACACATATCTACGGTAAAATTCTTCGGTAAAGGGATTGGTTCGTACGTTAACTTGGTCTCACATGTAGCAATCAATCTGGTCTTCCATTTGAGTCTTCTTAATTGCCATGTACCAAGATAAAAGGAAATCACGGGCATAGCGATCATTAAACCCAATGCGATTTTCCTACCAATACCACGATCGTGTAGATTTGGATCTTCGTTTGGATTATGATGTGTCTTGATAGGTTTCCAATCAACAGTAGATGACATATGATTTCTCCTTGAGATCGATTGAGGTTTCCTGTGGAAGGGCAGGGTGGTATGCATCGTCCGTAATGGAACAGGCCCTATGAGCTCTATTCGAGGATAAACTATTGTTAGTAGTTTCGTAGTTCTACgtatcatcttcaattatctataggaaaaataatttcacGACAGCTTTCTCTTTTAGGTGCTATCCCTTATCCACCAAAATGCTGCtttcataaaaatatcCTTAGTCTTTTCAATGTTATGAAGTTGAACTTCTCCCCGTCGCCTTAATTAAATACATAACATTCGGACTTTTTTCATATATCAGGCATAGATTTGTAGAACGACAgtaaaagaacaagaagtaATTACAAATATTCAATAGATTACCAGTTTATAAAGTCTATTAATCTATAAGTTACGTAAGCCTCTATAAAACTATAAGATCATATTTATCGTATACATGCTGTTATCCGGCCCTAAAACCAACAGAATTTGGTGTTGTTTTCCCAAACAATGGTGTCCTTATTGAACCCAATTGGTGGCCTCACTGCACTAACTGACCCATTAGTAGCATATAATTTCGATTCATGTTCTAATTTACTTAAGGTGTTTTGTAAGGTAGGGAATTCCTTCAATGGTAATTCTTCGTCCCAAAATTGTAGTTTCGTCAAATTATGTGCCTTAGTTTCCTCAATTGCATAGAACATTAATTCCCTCAAAACTTTCTCctccttctttttctccTTCTTAGCATCTTCTGAAATGTATAGCTTAATTATTACTAAAAGATTGTTATTCCAATTA includes:
- the SHY1 gene encoding cytochrome oxidase assembly protein SHY1 (similar to Saccharomyces cerevisiae SHY1 (YGR112W); ancestral locus Anc_3.457): MIRRTTKLLTIVYPRIELIGPVPLRTMHTTLPFHRKPQSISRRNHMSSTVDWKPIKTHHNPNEDPNLHDRGIGRKIALGLMIAMPVISFYLGTWQLRRLKWKTRLIATCETKLTYEPIPLPKNFTVDMCEDWEYRKVILKGEFLHDQEMFVGPRSKNGTKGYLLFTPFIRADTGEKVMIERGWIAEEKIPPENRTLHHLSLPQGKNVEVVCMVRPPKERGQFQWAKEDKNSRLWQVADVWDMAKTSGCAPIHFQAIYDMKDHPITPEAPNNFAKQQEQLAPFWKFWAKKDIGNHIKETQVTVASEKPLRKMNDDDTAEFNEFQFIKAGVPIGKKPTIDLRNAHLQYLVTWYGLSLLSTVFLIIAIKKYWKRGVVSPEQLKKDKLKHAKKYM